From a single Streptomyces misionensis genomic region:
- a CDS encoding adenosylcobinamide amidohydrolase translates to MTVVPPPRAACGVLPVRLLTRVEYGEELPALAWRAGAGWRMISSAVLGGGIGERAWVLNAQVSHGYRRTDPEAHLAGLAHDAGLRGPGVGLMTAADVRRYGHAHDGGVEAVATAGLGVRGWAATPAPGSAAPPDPGTINIVVAVPAPLTDAALVNAVSTATEAKVQALLDSGYDCSGTPTDAICVAARTPRPGEHPDSFAGPRSLWGARLARAVHSAVRAAAG, encoded by the coding sequence GTGACCGTCGTCCCGCCGCCCCGCGCCGCCTGCGGTGTGCTCCCGGTGCGCCTGCTGACCCGCGTCGAGTACGGCGAGGAGCTGCCGGCCCTGGCCTGGCGGGCGGGCGCCGGCTGGCGGATGATCAGCAGCGCCGTGCTGGGCGGCGGCATCGGCGAGCGGGCCTGGGTCCTCAACGCCCAGGTCTCGCACGGCTACCGCAGGACCGACCCCGAGGCCCACCTCGCCGGCCTCGCCCACGACGCCGGGCTGCGCGGGCCGGGCGTCGGCCTGATGACCGCCGCCGACGTGCGCCGGTACGGCCACGCGCACGACGGGGGAGTCGAAGCCGTGGCCACCGCGGGGCTCGGGGTACGCGGCTGGGCCGCCACCCCCGCGCCGGGCAGCGCCGCGCCGCCCGACCCGGGCACGATCAACATCGTCGTCGCGGTCCCCGCCCCGCTGACCGACGCCGCGCTGGTCAACGCCGTGAGCACCGCCACCGAGGCCAAGGTCCAGGCACTCCTCGACTCCGGTTACGACTGCTCCGGCACTCCCACCGACGCGATCTGCGTCGCCGCGCGCACCCCCCGCCCCGGCGAACACCCCGACTCCTTCGCCGGCCCCCGCTCCCTCTGGGGCGCCCGCCTGGCCCGCGCGGTCCACTCCGCGGTGAGGGCAGCGGCGGGGTGA
- a CDS encoding DNA-binding protein yields the protein MRDVTRLVEPVSADPGNGDVLAAWERFVQGDDQVLGVRPLVAISWHRCREQYRVDPHLTEAPVAVAESGHPPEHDVVFTELGFRAATVAHEVGGLGGVVTVTDAAGRILAEWGDQATLARAYDSRLAPWFCWSESAAGTNGMGTALEAHGPVPIRGPEHWCRAFHDWCCAGIAVRDVVNGEPIAVMGLCCWRGRLPASAESWLAHAATMARYPLRRRARASGAELVAAYSRARARSGAPLAAVDTAGKVVIADELASALLGVPASTPAIDPTLRWNPGLPEFIAASRYATGQAAHDPGWVGSTQIVGHPRAEPTSISIRPVFSCGHLIGSLVSFGALDGEPVPRTEGPARPVEPPRRLVAVRGNRMVLLDPAEVSFAESRGNDVWLRTDQGWLRAAATSLDKLDGELAGSGFLRVHRRYVANLGRVREIERGHKGELSLVMDRARETLPVSRRNAAAVRRALGV from the coding sequence ATGAGGGATGTAACGCGGCTCGTCGAGCCGGTGTCGGCGGACCCGGGCAACGGAGACGTGCTGGCGGCCTGGGAGCGGTTCGTCCAGGGCGACGACCAGGTTCTGGGGGTCCGGCCCCTGGTGGCGATCTCCTGGCACCGCTGCCGGGAGCAGTACCGGGTCGATCCGCACCTCACCGAGGCCCCGGTGGCCGTCGCGGAGAGCGGTCATCCGCCCGAGCACGACGTCGTCTTCACCGAGCTGGGTTTCCGCGCCGCCACGGTGGCGCACGAGGTGGGCGGCCTCGGCGGCGTCGTCACCGTCACCGACGCCGCCGGCCGGATCCTGGCCGAGTGGGGTGACCAGGCCACTCTCGCCAGGGCGTACGACTCCCGGCTGGCCCCCTGGTTCTGCTGGTCGGAGTCAGCGGCCGGCACGAACGGCATGGGCACCGCGCTGGAGGCGCACGGGCCGGTGCCGATCCGCGGCCCGGAGCACTGGTGCCGGGCGTTCCACGACTGGTGCTGCGCGGGCATCGCGGTGCGTGACGTGGTGAACGGCGAACCGATCGCGGTCATGGGCCTGTGCTGCTGGCGCGGCCGGCTGCCCGCGTCCGCGGAGAGCTGGCTGGCACACGCGGCCACCATGGCCCGGTACCCGCTGCGCCGGCGCGCCCGGGCCAGCGGCGCCGAGCTGGTCGCGGCCTACTCCCGGGCGAGGGCCCGCTCCGGCGCGCCGCTCGCCGCGGTGGACACGGCGGGCAAGGTGGTGATCGCCGACGAGTTGGCGAGCGCGCTCCTGGGCGTCCCGGCGTCCACCCCGGCGATCGATCCGACGCTGCGCTGGAACCCGGGGCTGCCGGAGTTCATCGCGGCCTCCCGGTACGCGACCGGGCAGGCGGCCCACGACCCCGGCTGGGTCGGTTCGACGCAGATCGTCGGCCATCCCCGCGCGGAGCCGACGTCGATCAGCATCCGGCCCGTCTTCTCCTGCGGACACCTGATCGGGAGCCTGGTGTCGTTCGGCGCCCTCGACGGGGAGCCGGTGCCCCGCACGGAGGGGCCGGCGCGTCCCGTGGAGCCGCCGCGCCGCCTGGTCGCGGTGCGCGGCAACCGGATGGTGCTGCTGGATCCCGCGGAGGTCTCCTTCGCCGAGTCGCGGGGCAACGACGTGTGGCTCCGCACGGATCAGGGGTGGCTGCGGGCCGCCGCCACGAGTCTGGACAAGCTCGACGGCGAGCTGGCGGGTTCCGGGTTCCTGAGGGTGCACCGCCGGTACGTCGCCAACCTCGGCCGGGTCCGGGAGATCGAACGCGGCCACAAGGGAGAACTGTCCCTGGTCATGGACCGAGCGCGGGAGACCCTGCCGGTCTCCCGGCGGAACGCGGCGGCCGTGCGCCGCGCACTGGGCGTCTGA
- the katG gene encoding catalase/peroxidase HPI: protein MGNRDWWPDRLDLTALRKHAALADPLGEDFDYAARFRALDLDALARDVDRALTTSREWWPADFGHYGPLVVRMVWHGAGTYRVADGRGGAGAGLQRFAPLNSWPDNRNLDKARRLLWPVKRKYGSAISWADLLVFAGNRALETMGLRTFGFAGGRRDAWESDADTYWGPEHAWLGDERHGGVRELDQPLAADQMGLIYVNPEGPNTVPDPLTSARDIRETFRRMGMDDEETVALIAGGHTFGKTHGAADPEVHLGPGPEGASLAEQGLGWRSDHGTGKGGDAISSGLEGTWTPTPTVWDNGYFETLFGYEWELELSPGGLWQWIPADGGGAGAVPDAHDPSVRHAPRMLTTDLALRLDPVYEPIARRFLGHPEQLADAFARVWFKLTHLDMGPVQRWLGPLVPRERLLWQDPVPAVDHPLVEAADIAVLKGRILGSGLSVAQLVSTAWASASTFRVSDRRGGANGARIRLEPQRGWAVNEPEALAPVLRTLEGIQESFNEARTDGKRISLADLIVLGGAAAVERAAEAAGLPVRVPFAPGRTDATQEWTDVESFAALEPVADGFRNYLGEGARRPAEHLLVDRADLLDLTVPETTVLVGGLRVLGANHHRSPLGVFTSAPGALTNDFFVHLLDNGTRWRPCSPAADVFEGRDRVTGEVRWTGSRVDLVFGSHSELRAVAEVYASDDAQERFVRDFVAAWDKVMNLDRYDLAPTRG, encoded by the coding sequence ATGGGCAACCGCGACTGGTGGCCGGACCGGCTCGACCTGACGGCCCTGCGCAAGCACGCGGCCCTGGCCGACCCGCTGGGCGAGGACTTCGACTACGCCGCCCGGTTCCGCGCCCTCGACCTCGACGCCCTGGCACGGGACGTCGACCGGGCGCTGACGACGTCGCGGGAGTGGTGGCCGGCCGACTTCGGGCACTACGGGCCGCTCGTCGTCCGGATGGTGTGGCACGGCGCCGGGACGTACCGCGTGGCCGACGGCCGCGGGGGCGCGGGCGCCGGCCTTCAGCGTTTCGCGCCGCTGAACAGCTGGCCGGACAACCGCAACCTCGACAAGGCGCGCCGACTGCTGTGGCCGGTGAAGCGGAAGTACGGCAGCGCGATCTCCTGGGCCGATCTGCTGGTCTTCGCGGGCAACCGCGCCCTGGAGACGATGGGGCTGAGGACGTTCGGCTTCGCCGGCGGCCGGCGGGACGCGTGGGAGTCCGACGCCGACACCTACTGGGGCCCCGAGCACGCGTGGCTCGGCGACGAACGGCACGGCGGGGTACGGGAGCTGGACCAGCCGCTGGCCGCCGACCAGATGGGCCTGATCTACGTCAATCCCGAGGGGCCGAACACCGTGCCGGACCCGCTGACCTCGGCCCGGGACATCCGCGAGACGTTCCGGCGGATGGGGATGGACGACGAGGAGACCGTCGCGCTGATCGCGGGCGGCCACACCTTCGGCAAGACCCACGGCGCGGCCGACCCGGAGGTCCACCTGGGTCCCGGGCCCGAGGGCGCGTCGCTGGCGGAGCAAGGGCTGGGCTGGCGCAGCGACCACGGCACCGGCAAGGGCGGGGACGCCATCTCCAGTGGCCTCGAAGGCACCTGGACGCCCACGCCGACAGTGTGGGACAACGGGTACTTCGAGACGCTGTTCGGCTACGAGTGGGAGCTGGAGCTGAGCCCCGGCGGTCTGTGGCAGTGGATCCCGGCGGACGGCGGCGGGGCCGGCGCGGTACCGGACGCCCACGACCCGTCGGTGAGGCACGCCCCGAGGATGCTCACGACCGACCTGGCGCTGCGCCTAGACCCGGTCTACGAGCCGATCGCGCGGCGCTTCCTGGGCCACCCCGAGCAGCTCGCGGACGCCTTCGCGCGGGTCTGGTTCAAGCTGACGCATCTCGACATGGGGCCGGTTCAGCGCTGGCTGGGACCGCTGGTGCCCCGGGAGCGGCTGCTCTGGCAGGACCCGGTGCCCGCCGTGGACCACCCGCTCGTCGAGGCGGCGGACATCGCCGTGCTCAAGGGCCGGATCCTGGGCTCCGGGCTGTCGGTCGCCCAGCTGGTGTCGACCGCGTGGGCGTCGGCCTCGACGTTCCGCGTCAGCGACAGGCGGGGCGGGGCGAACGGCGCGCGCATCCGGCTGGAGCCGCAGCGCGGCTGGGCGGTCAACGAGCCCGAGGCGCTGGCGCCGGTGCTGCGCACGCTGGAGGGCATCCAGGAGTCCTTCAACGAGGCGCGGACCGATGGGAAGCGGATCTCGCTGGCCGATCTCATCGTGCTCGGCGGTGCCGCCGCCGTCGAGCGGGCCGCCGAGGCCGCGGGCCTGCCCGTCCGCGTGCCGTTCGCGCCCGGACGCACGGACGCCACGCAGGAGTGGACCGATGTGGAGTCCTTCGCCGCGCTGGAGCCGGTCGCGGACGGGTTCCGCAACTACCTCGGCGAGGGCGCGCGGCGGCCCGCGGAGCACCTGCTGGTCGACCGGGCGGATCTGCTGGACCTCACCGTGCCCGAGACGACGGTGCTCGTGGGCGGGCTGCGGGTGCTGGGCGCCAATCACCACCGGTCGCCGCTGGGCGTGTTCACCTCGGCGCCCGGCGCCCTGACCAACGACTTCTTCGTGCACCTGCTCGACAACGGCACGCGATGGCGGCCGTGCTCCCCGGCCGCGGACGTCTTCGAGGGCCGCGACCGCGTCACCGGGGAGGTCCGGTGGACGGGCAGTCGCGTCGACCTCGTCTTCGGCTCGCACTCCGAGTTGCGCGCCGTCGCGGAGGTCTACGCGAGCGACGACGCCCAGGAGAGGTTCGTGCGGGACTTCGTCGCCGCGTGGGACAAGGTCATGAACCTCGACCGGTACGACCTCGCGCCGACCCGGGGCTGA